DNA from Deinococcus aerophilus:
AGCACGGGCCGGAGCGATTACCCCCGGTTGCAAGAAAGGTTGGCAGATGACCAGCGGCCGGTGGAGCGTCAGGCCAGTCACGGGAAGCCGATGCTCTTCAGACGGTGAGACAGCGGCGGAGAGCGGTTCATCAACGGCTGTCCGACAGGAATCCAGGCACTGAAGATTGAAATTCGGCTGCGCCATTGCGAGATGGGAAGATGGGGGAGAGCTCTGGTCTCCCCATCCACAGTCGTCGTTTGAAGCCGAGCCGGCGGCGTTCCTGTCGCCCACTAGGTCGGTGGCCCGAACGCCGGACAGACCTCTATCCCACTGGTTCTAGAGGCTGGGTAAAACCCTATCCAAGAAAGGGCTTGTTTTTCGCCAGCATCAGAACACAGGCGGCCAAGAAGTGAAAGCCGATGAGGGTGGAAGAGAGGCGTTCCAAATCTCGCCCCAGACGGCGGAAGCGCGACAACCAGGCCAGGGAGCGCTCCACCACCCAGCGCCGAGGGAGAAGGACGAACCCACGTGAAGCGTCCGAACGCTTCACGACAATCAGCTCGATATTGCTCTTTCTGGCGGCGTTTAGTGTTTCTTGTCCCGTGTACCCCTGATCGACGAAGGCCACCTCTAACATGCCGCCCGTCAGTTCCTGGGCCTCTCGACACAATGCCTTCACCTGCGCTCGGTCCTGTTCGTTGGCAGGCGAGGTCATCAGGGTGATGAGATGGCCGAGGGTATCAACCACCAGATGGACTTTGGTGCCCTTGCGCCGCTTGGCACCGTCGTACCCGGCGCGGTGACCACTCTCGGGGGTGCTTTGGAGGGTTCGGCTGTCCACGATGATCGCGGAGGGTTCCCCTCCACGTTGCTGCTGAATGCGGCTGAACAGCCGCAAGTCGTGGACGGCGTTCTCGAAACAGTGGGCGGCAAACCAGCGTTGTGCCTGAGATCGTACGATCTCAGGCGGGGGAAAGTCGTGCGGCAGGTACGCCCACTGTGCTCCCGTTCGACTCATCCACAGCAATGCGTTCAATACGTCGCGCATGGGGTATCTGCGCTGAGGCGCATTTTCAGGGCTCAGCGCCAGATACGGCAACAGGAACTGATAGGTCTCGTCGTCGACGTCACTCGGGTACCCTTGCTGTGCCATCCCTCATTCTGCTCTCTGCAGACGTTGCCCTCTAGCGGGAAAAACGGGTCGAACTCAAGCGTGACCCCATGTAGGGCACGGACTCTGACGGGATATCGACGAACACAGTGCCGCGCAGCAGGCCACCGTCCAT
Protein-coding regions in this window:
- a CDS encoding IS5 family transposase, encoding MAQQGYPSDVDDETYQFLLPYLALSPENAPQRRYPMRDVLNALLWMSRTGAQWAYLPHDFPPPEIVRSQAQRWFAAHCFENAVHDLRLFSRIQQQRGGEPSAIIVDSRTLQSTPESGHRAGYDGAKRRKGTKVHLVVDTLGHLITLMTSPANEQDRAQVKALCREAQELTGGMLEVAFVDQGYTGQETLNAARKSNIELIVVKRSDASRGFVLLPRRWVVERSLAWLSRFRRLGRDLERLSSTLIGFHFLAACVLMLAKNKPFLG